The window AAGGCTTAGGATACTCAGACGAAATTCGTCTATCATCAGAAGCCAAAGAAGAACTCTTATGACAGCTTCACCATGTTCAAGAATGGAACGGCAAGGCAATCTTCCATTCCAATCCATACTTGGTTTTGGAATCGGATGCCAGCCTCAACGGTTGAGGAGCTCGTTATGGTACTCTTTTGACACATGGAAAATGGTCCCCTCCAGAATCTCTTCTCCACATCAACTGTCTAGAACTCTTAGCAggctattttgctttgaaaagctTTGCGAAAGAGTTATCTCACATTTGTATTCTGATTCGGATGAACAACATTTCTGCAGTCCAATGgacaaaaatctgcatttgttGCCAATATCGCCAAAGATCTTTGGCATTTTTGCCTGGACAGAAATATTACTCTAAAAGCGGAGTGTGTTCCAGGTCTTTCCAATACTGTAGCAGATTGGAACTCACGTTATCTAGTCGATTCCAGCGATTGAAAGCTGGATCAATCTGTTTTTCACCAACTCAATCTTCTGTGGGGTCCTTTACATCTGGACCTTTTCGCATCTTGTCTAAATCGTCAACTTCCTCTATTCTTCAGTTGGCATCATGATCCAGAAGCAGCAGAGGTAGATTCATTCCTACAAATTTGGCCCCAGAAGAAACTTTATGCTATCCCCCCTTCGCTCTGAttcccagagttctcctttaagtatccATTCAGAAATCAACCATAGCACTGATAACCTATTGATTCTATCCCTATAGTTAAACACCGGTTAGTTTGCAAACATCTTAAGGGCATATGTTTCAAACGTCCCCCTCTACCTAAATATCAGTCCACGTCAGCTCACTTcttgatttatttatttcctGGGATGATAATGATTCCCTTCCTCTAAAATTGTTATCCATTAAACTTACAACTTTACTTTGTCTTATATCTATTTAATGAGTTTCTGATGTCAAAGCCTTAGACATTTCTCGTAGACAATATACTCCTGATGGAGTGATGTTTACCATTCATAGACGCACTAAAACCAATTTGCATCAGGTCTTCTATCCTGCCTTTCCTCATCAAGATAAACTTTGTGTAGTTCAATGTCTTAAATACTATGAGTCTAAAACAAATCCCCTACGTCATTCATCTTCTTCCTCCTTAAAGCAGACAACTGGTCGTCTGACTCCACCTTCAAAACCTTCTAtttcagaccttaaaggggtactctaccccatgacatcttatcccctatccaaaggataggggattagatgtcagattgccacggtcccgctgctgcggcactacgctatcattactgcacagagcgagttcgctctgcacgtaatggcaggcaatacaggggccggagcatcgttacgtcatggctccgcccccctaaatacatgtctatgggagggggcatggcggtcgtcatgccgcctgccatagacttgcattaaggggacgggccgtgatttcacaaggggtggagtcatgacatcacgctgctccgtcccctgtattgcccgtcattacgcacagagcgaactcgctttgtgcagcaatgatagcgcggtgccgcagcggcgatcctggggctccccagcagcgggaccgcagcgatctgacatcttatcccctattctttggatagggaataagatgtcagggggcggagtacccctttaatctcatgtATCTATGAATCTGCTATAATTATTTAAATATGTTTAACATGTATTTTAATGGTTACTATTATAGCTTTGAATATGCATATAATGCGAGGCCTCCTTGAAAtaaaatttgagattttcctatcctaggtgacagaaaatatagattttatgaaagacaggagccAAGCATTATTCCTCCCTTATCCCATCCCTATATGTTTTTATCACATATATTTTTTGTTCACAGCCTATTGATCTCCAACACAAGTGGATTAATCTTTCCGCAAGTCTTTCCTGTGAACTTTCTACCTATTGACCTTCAATACTCGACTACTTCATGGACTTCTTCAGCCTATGAGATGTTTCGACTGACCTTCCGGATTTCTGATCTTCTTCCCTTGTCAGATCGGACTGTTATTGAATTTTACTAAATTCCTTTtgctttattattttcttttctttagatTATGTCTATACTCAGTTAATTTAATTGTCGAAGAAAGGTGTGGCTTATTGAGTGACTCTTTATATTAACCATGCTGCATCCTCATTGGTTAACCATCACATATAGCATTCTTGGTTATATCTACCTATTGTAAAGTTTTTTGCTTCTCAGTATTGTTAAACATTTTAGTTTTGCTGCTATATGTCtgcagtaaagaaagaatttgcatataatgctcgcctcctgtctttcataaaatctattttttccgtcacctaggataggaaaatgtccaattttaaacaaacaaaaaaacttacAATGTATTAAGTAcaaataaagctttatttataGTTGACAACTGATACAGAAATAAATATTGGGTACAAATAACCATTGTCATTACTATATTGGTCATTTTATGTACATTTATACCTTCACCCAACACCCAAAAAATGTTATATTCTTGGCAATAGACATTTATTTGCTATCATTTGGCTGTGCTCACATGTGTTGTTTATGTTGTGTTTTCTGCTGTGATTGCCAAATATTTTTCCTGTATGTGAACCATATGTGAACACAATTTTTAAATTGTTGACCACAAAATTAAAATTATGGTTATAtttatacacagttttttttttttttgcgagggggggagggggcaatttAACTACAAAGCAATATAATCTAATGTTTTCACCCAAAGTTGTTTGTTTCCTTTTGGCCTTTTTTTGACATTGTTTACACAGTGTATTTTTGTTGTTGAAAATGCATCTGAAAATGAATGTCTTACATTGAAGCACTTTCAACAGCtgtctcatgacatcacggccacgccccactcgtgatgtcttgaacctctggcgctgcacccgatgctctaaacaaatgcagagtgcagcagggagatcactggggtcctcagcggcgggaccctcgcgatcagacatcttatctcctatcctttggataggggataagatgtctaggggcggagtacccctttaagtgagaagTAGGTGTCTGAAGTTTGAGTACAGAGTTGTCTTTGCGGTGTCATTTGCTTCTACGGGGTGGTCCCTGCTAGACCTGATCTAGTTCACCCACTACCCAATTCAAGCTATCACaacacaacagtcattttgtataccaaTTTACATGTAtcagcagacagctgaggaaggctccaaaacgcatccttgtactacactatagcataataaatcttcactgtgcattactggtgagtgctgggcatcatctttcttctaccagGGACACAGAAAGACAAAGGAAACAAAAGGTCATAATCTGGATTTATTATCTATATCAATGGCTCCTTATAGAACATTACATAGAGAAATGATTCCATTCATTGCAGAAATAAGATCACTTTTAAAGGAGCAGTCCAGGATTAGAGTAACTTGTGTAGAGCTGAGCTGTTATTCCAGACACAGCCACATGGACATAAGTAGCGCTAGTACTTTGTATCCCGGACAATTTGTTTATTATTGAGAATTCTTTTGTACTAATACTCTTTAGCTCTCTAATATAGAACTCTGAATCACCTCTAGGGGAAGCTTACCCACTTGTTTATTAATAATATGTATacatgagctccccctagtggccaacaactagaatttttttttcatcttttcctATAGTTGTATATTAACATTAACGCCATAGAAACTATGTTCAGAAGCAAAGACTAATACCCCTATTCTGGTTAAGAAGCAGGAATGCTCTATGCCTCACCATATACTCAGTACATTTACTGTACTGGGCACTTGCCACTTATTTTCTTACATTCACTGGTTTTGGCACTCTGTATCCAGCCCAGCAATAGTTCACTGAGCGGTgaggtatacagtatattactTACTGCTCAATTCATACAGGAGCAAGGACTCctgtctttgacaggagtccctgctgtaGTGCTTAGTTTATGTGCCGATCATGTTGGGTGTCACAGAAAGTACAGTATGTACAGCAGCAGGGACACCTGTCAAAAACAGTAGACAATGCTCCTATACATAGCATTCAAGGTGTGCTATGATTAGGGCCAATTCTAGATTTTATACTGCCTTAGGTAAAAACTGAAACAACGCTGAACAACGCTTTTCACATCTGTGTCCGGCCATCATGAGTCAGCGGGTCATGGAGTAAGTGGAGTGGTATGTAGCAGAATATACTAGACAATATATTTTATGGCCCTCCATGGAACATGACAACCCCACTCGCAGGCACCTGTGTGACTGCTCGGAGCGGCGAAAGAGTGTTGACTATGGCAACGTTCAggtatttccggctctcccatagagatgcatggagaggcacctggaggcacactacagATCGGGTCAACGGCGGATCTGTTACGTGCTACCCTAccctaaggacgcagggcatacatatgccctgcacccgctccccttctatgacgcgtactcaggagctgagcacacaTAATAGAGGGATGGtctgatcgcagtgatgcccagcattaaccccatagatgcgacaatcaaagttgattgcagcgtctaaaatgtGGAAAAACAATCTTGgctgctcagcagagctgatcaggaccactggGGTGAAAACGCGGTATCCCGATCAGCTTAGAGAACGACGGGAGAGCCCATATATATAATGTTAcaatgttattttttgttttacttttccttaaaaaaaattatctgttTCCACAAGATTTTACACTTTATCGCTCAGGTGTACAGTTCACAAATCCTgattttaaacaaacaaaaaaacttacAATTTAATTTAGTACAAATATACCGTAGCTTTATTTATAGATGACAATTGATAAAGAAATGAATATTGAGTACAAATAACCATTGTCATTACTATATTGGTCATTTTATGTACATTTATACATTCACCCAACACccaataaacattatatttttggCAATGGACGTTTATTTGCTATTATTTGGCTGTGCTCACGTGTTTTGTATGTTGTGTTTTCTGTTGTCATTGCAAAATATTTTCCTGTATTTTTTCCAAGTACCACATGTGAGCACAATTTTTTTAATTGTTGACCACAAAATTAAAATTATggttatatttatacactgtttttttccttttttttttgttaatttgtgaaattgttcacacagtgtattttttttgttgaaaaTGCATCTGAAAATGAATGTCTTAGATTGAAGCACTTTCAACAGCTGTCTCAGTTTCTCACACATTTCTCAGTTTTCCCCAGCTGCTCCTCCCCCTAATATCTTTAAAGAAccattatatacatataatgcAGCATGAAGGGGCTCGGTGAAGGTGGTGGTGAAGGTGTGTAAGTGTCTGATGGGGTCACACAGCTCATAAAAGGACAGCTGCCCGGCCCCATAATCCAGACAGATCCTGACTCTATCACTGGAGATCTGGTGAGGTAACAGATTTGCTTTATTGTCATGTACCACTGAATACTGATTATAACATGCCTTCCCTCCCCACAAACTCCAGGACTTGTTATTATCTCCGATGCGTGACTGATCTTCCCTCCTGTCTATACTGGGATAACACATCCCCACCATCCACCATCCTGATCTACTGATCTCCACATCCCAGTAATGTCGTCCTGAGGTAAATCTCCGGCTGCTCATCACCTGATAATACTGGAATCTCTCTGCTGTTTCTGGACGATTCTGTGTTATTTTTGTCCATGTTGCAGTTTTCAGGTCGTCTGATATGTGGAGATTATTATGAGCTGTCTTTACATCCAGTAATATGTCTGCAGGACCCTCCCCATAGATCCCCACCTTTCCTACAGCTATTACCTCCTCCCCAGCACCCCCAGTCCTGACTGTTACACAATTGCCCCCATATTCTGTACCTGACACAGGAGAAGCTTTTGTGTGACTGGGTGGAGATCGGTCCCAGTGGTAGCGTTTCCTCTTATTACCTGGTTTTGCAGGTGAGATGTTCTGTAGATATGTCATTATATCAGAGAAGCCTGCATGTATCATCCCTGTAATCACATCTACATCATATGTCTTATCATGTccccctgtgtcctcatcacctcccccctcctcaggATCACACAAGTCACCTGTGTCTGGTTCCTGTAAGACAGTCAGTGGATCCGTCATGTTACACAGCTCCTCAATGTATCTCATCTTCCTGGACAGCTCGTCCTTCTTTATTTTCAGCTGATGGATCAGAGCAGACACCTGTACCTCTTGCCTGGAGATCTCACTCAGGACCTTCTTCTCCAGGTCGTCCAGCCGTCTCCTCATGTCTATAAACAGGGCAGTGACTCTCTCCGCTTCTCCAGATGATTTCTCTTGAGCTTTTCTCCAGCGTTCCTCCAGACTCCGGACTCTTTCCTCAGTCTCCTCTCTCTTTGTGATCAGTTTCTGGAGAACATTCCtcagttttttcttcttcttctcagAGGCCTCATCCATCATCTCCACCTGGTGTCCCCCATGTTTTCCGGCCAATGAACAGGACACACAGATACAGATAGCATCTGTAGGACAATAGTACTTTAAAAGTTCCTTATGGATGGAGCATTTCCTGTTCTTCAGGGAAGTGCTGGGATCAGTCAGGACGTGTTCTGGTGACTTGCTGTGAACATTCAGGTGACCATCACATAGAGAAGCCTCACAGTGCAGACAGGACTTTACAGCAGGTACAGAAGAGTTAATACAGTAGGTGCAGCAGATCCCAGTCGTCTCCTCCTGATGTGTCTGAGTAGGCAGTAGATGTTCTGCTCTATTGTGTAGAGTTGTGTTCCTCTTCAGTTCAGCTCGACATTCAGGACAGGAATAAACTCCAGACTCCTCCTGTACATTCGGGACCTGATCAATACAGACCCGGCAGAAGTTGTGTCCACATCTCAGGGttacaggatctgtatatatgTTTAGACAGATGGAACAGAGAAGTTCATTTCTTTGAGCAGCAGACGCCATGGCTTCAGGATTTACAATAAACGAAACTGAAGTTGGATATCATAGGGTGTGTTCAAGGCCACGTGACATGACACTGAGTTTGCTAAGAGCTGTGTATTAACCCATTTAGTCTTCAGTCTATAGTTACAGGGAAGGAAGTTGATTTCTTCATGTCTATACTCTGCTTGAGCCCCTATTAGAGTGCAGTCTCctcttaaggctatgttcatgtgGTGGCTCAGTACGGGAAggtgtttccccgtacctctcctgtcctgtcaggcagtgtcctttcatgtccccagggccccccttCAGTGTTACCCAcagtgtacagtggggatcaaaagtttgggcaccccaggtaaaaatctgtattaatgtgcataaagaagccaaggaaagatggaaaaatcttcaaaaggcatcaaattacacattcttataatatgtcaacaaaagttagattttatttccatcatttacactttcaaaataacagaaaacaaaaaaatggcatctgcaaaagtttgggcaccctgcagagttaatatattgtactgccccctttggcaagtatcacagcgtGGAAACTTTCAATTCTTGAGACTTggtgtctttcaattcttgtttgaggtatctttgcccattctttcttacaaaagtcttccagttctttgagatttctgggctgtttgtcacgcactgctcttttaaggtctatccatagattttcaattatgttaaggtcaggagattgtgaaggccatggcaaaaccttcagtttacgcctcttgatgtaatcccccgtggatttcgaggtgtgtttagaatcattatccatttgtagaagccatcctctctttaacttcagctttttcacagatggcatcaagttagcattcaaaatttgctgaaatttgatTGAATCCATTttaccttctactcgtgagatgttccctgtgccactggctgcaatacaaccccaaagcatgattgatcctccccatgcttaaccccttcacaacgagcgacgtacatgtacggcgccgcaaagtgtcacttggcgcgcggcgatgtacatgtacgtcgcggggttccgggagcgccgcgtcacctgtagcggtgatcgggccgggatgactgctgttatctgacagcaggcatcccggcacatcgccgaggggggtcctgagacccccccatgaccgcgatgggcgcaaatcgcaggtcaattcagacctgcgatctgcacgattccgggtcatacgggtcactggtgacctggtgacccggaaaataagagggatcgggggtgtccgagacaccctcgatccccctgaagggataggagtttggtggcaggggtgccacccctcctatccctgctattggtcggccgagcgaccgaccgataagTTCGGTTCCccagctttgcccacctatcggtgtccgggcaaaacgggggaactgtccagggaaggtcggcgccgaaggtcccttacctggatcccggatccccgagcgcgatcctccatgcggggatcccccacgtgcggaagcggcagcaatacttccgggtcctgctaggtgagttgctgcctagcaacatccggagggccacagtttacagtggtctctaaaccgtggccctccagatgttgcaaaactacaactcccagcatgcccagacagctgtttgctgtgtgggcatgctgggacttgtagttttgctatatttagaggggttcaggttgtagatcactaagtggtctcaaactgtagccctccagatgttgcaaaactacaactctcagcatgcccagacagcagtttgctgtctgggcatgctgcgagttgtagttttgcaacatctggagggccacagttttgagaccactggacagtgatttacaacctgaacccctctaaatcttgcaaaactacaacacccagcattcaggaacagcataaggctgtcttggcatgctgggagttgtacttgcgtgcctccagcaattgcataactacatctcccagcatgcccttccgcaatcagtacatgctgggagttgtagttttgcaacagctggaggcacactggttggaaaatactgagttaggtcatagaacctaaatcaaggttttctaaccagtgtgcctccagctgttgcaaaactacaactcccagcatgcatggtctgtcagtgcatgctgggagttgtagttttgaccccccctcccatgtgaatgtacaggctgcattcacactggcggcagattacagtgagttccccgcttcaaatatgagctgcggcaaattttccgccgcagcttacactcctagcgggagactcagtgtaatctgcctccagtgtgaatgtaacctaaaaacactacactacactaacataacataaagagtaaaacacagcatatacacatgtacactgccccccccccccctaccaccccccttccccaataaaaatgaaaaacgtattgtacggcagtgtttctaagatggagcctccagctgttgcaaaacaaaaactcccagcatttctggacaacaattgactgtccaatcatgctgggagttttacaacagctggaggcaccctgtttgggaatcactggcatagaatacccctatgtccacccctatgcaagtccctaattcaggcctcaaatgcgcatggcgctctcactttggagccctgtcgtatttcaaggcaacagaatagggtcacatatggggtatcgccgtactcaggagaaattgcctaacaaattttggggggctttttctccttttaccccttatgaaaaggaacagttggggtctacaccagcatgttagtgtaaaaaaataaacatttttacactaacatgctggtgttgccctatacttttcattttcacaagaggtaaaaggggaaaacgaccccaaaatttgtaacacaatttctcccgagtacggagataccccatatgttggtgcaaagtgctctgggggcgtacaacaaggcccagaagggtgagtgcgccatgtacatttgaggtgatttgcacaggggtggctgattgttacagcggctctgacaaacgcaaaaaaaaacaaacacacccacatgggaccccattttggaaactacacccctcacggaatgtaataaggggtgcagtgagaatttacaccccac is drawn from Hyla sarda isolate aHylSar1 chromosome 4, aHylSar1.hap1, whole genome shotgun sequence and contains these coding sequences:
- the LOC130267607 gene encoding E3 ubiquitin-protein ligase TRIM39-like, whose product is MASAAQRNELLCSICLNIYTDPVTLRCGHNFCRVCIDQVPNVQEESGVYSCPECRAELKRNTTLHNRAEHLLPTQTHQEETTGICCTYCINSSVPAVKSCLHCEASLCDGHLNVHSKSPEHVLTDPSTSLKNRKCSIHKELLKYYCPTDAICICVSCSLAGKHGGHQVEMMDEASEKKKKKLRNVLQKLITKREETEERVRSLEERWRKAQEKSSGEAERVTALFIDMRRRLDDLEKKVLSEISRQEVQVSALIHQLKIKKDELSRKMRYIEELCNMTDPLTVLQEPDTGDLCDPEEGGGDEDTGGHDKTYDVDVITGMIHAGFSDIMTYLQNISPAKPGNKRKRYHWDRSPPSHTKASPVSGTEYGGNCVTVRTGGAGEEVIAVGKVGIYGEGPADILLDVKTAHNNLHISDDLKTATWTKITQNRPETAERFQYYQVMSSRRFTSGRHYWDVEISRSGWWMVGMCYPSIDRREDQSRIGDNNKSWSLWGGKACYNQYSVVHDNKANLLPHQISSDRVRICLDYGAGQLSFYELCDPIRHLHTFTTTFTEPLHAALYVYNGSLKILGGGAAGEN